GCCTCGCCGTGGTCTGCCTGCACCATGGCCAGCGCCAGGTCGATGCCGGCGGTGATGCCCGCCGAGGTCCAGACCGCGCGGTCCTCGACGTAGATGCGGTCCGCTTCCACCGCCAGCGCGGGATGGCGCTGCTGCAGTTCGGCGGCATGGCGCCAGTGGGTGGTCACGCGGCGCCCTTGCAGGATGCCGGCCTGCGCCAGCACGAAAGCGCCGGTGCAGACGCTGGCCACGCGCCGGCCGCGAGCGTGCGCGGCGCGCAGATAGGCCAGCATGGCCGGGGCCGCCTGGGGCTCGCGCGCGCCCTGGCCGCCCGGCACCAGCACGGTGTCGGCGCGCAGGCCGCGCCAGGACCGCGTCAACACGGGCACGCCGGCCGAACAGCGGACCAGGCCTCCCTCGGCCGATGCCACGGCCACCTCATAGGCGCCCGGCACCAGTTCGGCGGCGATCTGGAAGACCGACAGCGGCCCAGCCATGTCCAGCAGCTGGAAGTTGGGTACAGGCAAAATGCAGACGCGATGGGTCATGGCATGAAATGAGGGAAAATAGTCATTCTTGCCATAGTTTCCGGCGCTAGAGTGGGGCCTGTCAATCCTCCGGACTCCCACCAGCCATGACCTCCTCCACGCGCGGCCTGCGCAATGCCCGCATCCTCGCCGTCTGCCAGGGCCTGTACATCGCGGCGATCTCCATCGACCTGACCCTGACGGCGCTGACCGGCCAGATGCTGGCGCCGCATCCGGCGCTGGCCACGCTGCCGTTCGCGCTGATCACGGTGGCAGGCGCCGCGGTCACCTGGTATGCATCGCTGCTGATGCAACGCATCGGCCGCCGCGCGGGCTTCATGCTGGGATCGCTGGCGGGCGCGGCCGGCGGGCTGATTTCCGTGGCCGCGGTGTTCGCCAGCGACTTCTGGCTGTTCTGCCTGGGCACGGCGCTGGTCGGCGTGTTCCAGGCCTTCGCGCAGTACTACCGGCTGGCCGCCGCCGACGCGGTGCCCGCCGAGGCCAAGAGCCGCGCCATATCCGTGGTCTTGACGGGGGGCGTCATCGCCGCCATCGCGGGGCCGGCGCTGGCGGCCTGGGCCAAGGACCTCTTCCCCGCCGCGATCTTCTCCGGCGCCTATCTGATGGTGGCGCTGCTGGGAGTCGCCAGCGCGCTGCTGCTGATCGCCTACCGCGACCAGGAAGCCGCCGGCGGCCAGCCCGCCGGCACGCAGGCCGCGGACCTGCCGGCCCGTCCTTTGGGCGAGGTCATGCGGCAGCCGATATTCGTCGCGGCCCTGGCCAACAACGTCGTGGGTTCGGTATCGATGATGTTCGTCATGACGGCCGCGCCGCTGGCAGCGGTCGCCTGCCAGCACAGCATCGCCGACGGCGCCAGCATCATGCAGTGGCATCTGATCGGCATGTACGCGCCGGCCTTCTTCGCCGGCGCGCTGATCAACCGGTTGGGGCTGCCCCGCGTGCTCGGCATGGGCATGGCGCTGAACGCGGCCTGCTCGGTGATCGCGATGCAATCGACTTCGCTCACGGCCTTCCACGCGGCATTGTTCTGCCTGGGCGTGGGCTGGAACTTCATGTTCGTCGGCGGCACCACGCTGCTGGCGCAGTCCTACCGGCCCGCCGAACGGGCGCGCGTACAAGGGGCCGCCGAAATGCTGCGCTATGCCACCACCGCCCTGGCCACGCTGGCCGCGGGCCCGGCGCTCGCGCGCATGGGCTGGGAAACGTTGAATGCCGCCATGCTGCCCATCGTGGGCCTGGCCGCGGTCATGACCGGTTGGTGGGCGATGTCGCGGCGGATGGAACGGGTCGCGGCCTGAGGTGGCTGCCAGGGGCGCCCGCTGGCGCGGGCGGTCCCCAGGGCCGGCTCATTGTGGCGTGAACGGCCGCTAGTCCTGCGGTTCCTGTTTGCGCCGGTAAAACGCCAGCACCTCTTCCAGTTCGCGCGTCCGCGCGAACGGCGGCAGTCCGCGCCACAGGCGCTTGCCATAAGGCTTTTCGACCAGGCGCGCGTCGCCCACCATGAGCACGCCCCAGTCCGATTCCGTGCGGATCAGACGGCCGGCGCCCTGCTTGAGCGAGATCGCGGCTTCCGGCAGTTGGTATTCCGCAAAGGGATTGCCGCCATGCGCGCGGCAGGCGCGCAGCCGCGCCTCGATGACCGGATCGTCGGGCGGCGCGAACGGCAGCTTGTCGATCGCTACCAGCGTCAGCACGTCGCCGGGCAGGTCTATGCCTTCCCAGAAACTGGCGCTGCCCACCAGCACGGGGTGCTCCAGCTTGCAGAAGCGGTCCAGCAGATCGCGGCGCGTGCCCTCGCCCTGCTTGAGCAAGGGCCATTCATGGCCGGCATCGTCGAAGGCATCCGCCAGCAGATTGGCAACCTTGTCCACCGCGCGCAGCGTCGTGCACAACACCAGCGTGCCGCCCGGGCTGGCCTCCAGCAGCGGCAGCAAGGTCTGCACGAAACGATCGAGGAACTGCGGCGACTGCGGTTCGGGCATGCCGCGAGGCACGAACAGCAAGGCCTGTTCGGGGTAGTCGAAGGGCGATTCCCATTTGCCCGTGCGGGCCTTCTCCAGCCCCAGCTGGCTGGTGAAGTGGGTGAACTCGCCGTTCACGGACAGCGTGGCCGAGGTCATGATCCAGGCCTGGCCCGGCTTGCGGTACTTGGAAAAAGCCTGCGCCACCGACAGCGGCGCCGAATGCAGGCGCACATGGTGCTGCCCGTGTTCGACCCAGCGCACCGCCGGACCGGTCCATTGTTCCGCGGCGGCCGCACCCTCCAGGATGGCGGCGGGCGTGGACAGCCCATCGCCCAGCGCCGATTGCACGGCGGGTTCGGACGCCTGGTCATCGCGGCCCCAGCCTTCGTCGGCATGGTCCGCGCCCGCCCGTCCCGGCGTGGCCCAGCGTTTCAGGCGCACCGAGATCTCGGCGCCGCTGCGCGCGGCCGCCATCAGGTCCGGATGCTTTTCGGCCACCGCGCCCAGCGCCTTGGCCGCGCCGTCCACGGCCTCGCGCAGCGCCAGCAGCGCTTCATCGAATTCCTCGGGATTGGGGATGGCCTCGAAGGTGGCCTTGCGGCCCGGCATGCGGTCCAGCGGCGCACAGACCAGCCGCAGCTCGCGCGCCGCCGTTTCCACATGGCGGCTGACGTCGCTCCATTTGGCGGCTTCGCGGGCGTAGGCCAGGCCGGCCGCTTCCAACGCGCGGCCGAAATCCAGCAGTTGGTGCGTGGACACGCTGCTACCCAGGAAGCGGGTGGCGGTGTCCGGCAGCTGGTGCGCCTCGTCGAAGATCACGGTGTCCGCTTCGGGCAGCAGATCGGTCACGCCCTCTTCGCGCAGCACCAGGTCTGCCATGAACAGGGCATGGTTGACGACCACCACGTCGGCTTCCTGCGCCTGGCGGCGCGCCTTCACCACGAAGCAATCGCGGATGCGCGGGCATTCCTGGCCCAGGCAGTTCTCGCGCGTGGAGGTCACGCGCTGCCAGATGTCGGCGTCTTCCGGCACCTGCGCCAGGTCGCCGCGGTCGCCCGTCTTGGAGATGCCGGCGAATACCTGGATCTGGCGCAACTGCTGGATTTCGGTGCGCGACTTCAGCGCGCGCTCGTCGCCCTGCAGGCGGTCCAGGTGGTAATGACAGACGTAGTTGCCGCGGCCCTTGAGCAGCGCGGCCGTCACTGGCGCGGCCAGCGCCGCGCGCACGCGCGGCAGGTCGCGGGCGAAAAGCTGGTCCTGCAAAGTGCGCGTACCGGTGGAAATCAGCACCTTGCCGCCCTGGATGAAGGCGGGTACAAGATAGGCCCAGGTCTTGCCGATGCCGGTGCCTGCCTCTGCCACCAAGGTGGCGCGGTCCTGGATGGCCTGCCCTATGGCCTGCGAGAGTTCGACCTGCGAAGGCCGGGGTTTGTAGCCAGGCAAGGCCGTGGCCAAAGGGCCTTCGGCATCAAAGAATTCGGAGATATCCAGGTCCAGCATAGCGAGTCAACGGTGAACCGGTGCCGGTTGCGGTTCGGGCGCCAGACACTTGGGTGGGAAAGGACCAAATGATACCCGCTGCCGGGCCGCGGATTGGCCGCCAGGCTGCCGCGAGGGGGACATATCCGTCCACCCTGGCACGTTTTGTAACAGCGGCTTATGGCACAATCCGCCCCTTGTTTTTCCTTTTTGTCGTCGTATCGAGATGTCTGAAACTTCCGCTATCACGTACGTCGCCGCCGGCGTCGACAACGCCCGCATCGTCGCGCAGCTCGCCACCGAGCTGGGTACGCGCGCCTCCCAGATCGCTTCGGCGGTGGAACTGCTGGACGATGGCGCCACCGTGCCCTTCATCGCCCGTTATCGCAAGGAAGCCACCGGCGGCCTGGACGATACCGTGCTGCGCAATCTCGAAGTGCGCCTGGGCTATCTGCGCGAACTCGAAGAGCGCCGCGGCTCCATTCTTGAATCCATCTCGCAGCAGGGCAAGCTGACGCAAGCGCTGCAGCAGGAAATCGCCACGGCCGACACCAAGCAGCGTCTGGAAGACTTGTACGCGCCGTACAAGCCCAAGCGCCGCACCCGTGCGCAGATCGCGCGCGAAGCGGGCCTGGAGCCGTTGGCCGACGGCATCCTCGCCGATCCCGCCTGCGACCCCGTCGCGCTGGCCGCGCAGTACCTGAATCCCGAAGCGTCCATCAACGACGCCAAGGCCGCGCTCGACGGCGCGCGCGACATCCTGGCCGAGCGCTACGCGGAAAACGCGGACCTGCTGGCCGACATGCGCGAGCACCTGTGGTCCACCGGGCTGATCCATTCCAAGATGGTCGACGGCAAGGAAACCGAGGGCGCCAATTTCCGCGACTGGTTCGACTTCAACGAACCGCTGCGCACCCTGCCCTCGCACCGCATCCTGGCGCTGCTGCGCGGCCGCCAACAAGGCGTGCTGGAATTGCGCCTGGGCCTGGAAGCCGAACTGGAAGCGCAAACGCCGCATCCCTGCGTGGCCCGCATCGCCGGCTTCCTGAAGCTGGGCAACGGCCTGTTCGCGCTGGACGCCACGCCGCGCGCGCGCTGGCTGGGCGAAGTCTGCCGCTGGACCTGGCGCGTGAAGCTGCTGACGGCGTTCGAAAGCGAACTGATCGGCCGCCTGCGCGAAAGCGGCGAAGCCGAAGCCATCCGCGTGTTCGCCGCCAACCTGAAGGACCTGCTGCTGGCCGCGCCCGCCGGCCCCAAGGCCGTGCTGGGCCTGGACCCCGGCATCCGCACCGGCTGCAAGGTCGCCGTGATCGACCAGACCGGCAAGGTCGTGGACACCACCACGGTCTACCCGTTCGAGCCGCGCCGCGACCGCGAAGGCACCATCAACACGCTGGCCGCCCTGGTGGCGCGCCACAAGGTCGACCTGATCGCCATCGGCAACGGCACCGCCTCGCGCGAAAGCGAGAAGCTGGTGGGCGACATGATGGAACGCTTCCCGGACCTGAAGGTCACCCGCGTGGTGGTCTCCGAAGCCGGCGCTTCCGTCTATTCGGCTTCCGAAACCGCGGCCCAGGAATTCCCCGACCTGGACGTGACGCTGCGCGGCGCCGTGTCCATCGCCCGCCGCCTGCAGGATCCGCTGGCCGAACTGGTCAAGATCGATCCCAAGGCCATCGGCGTGGGCCAGTACCAGCATGACGTCAACCAGCGCGAGCTGGCGCGTTCGCTGGACGCCGTGGTCGAGGATTGCGTGAACGCCGTGGGCGTGGACGTGAACACCGCGTCGGCCGCCCTGCTGGCCCGCGTGTCCGGCCTGAATTCGCTGCTGGCCAAGAACATCGTTGCCTGGCGCGACGAGAACGGCGCCTTCCCGACCCGCGAGATCCTGCGCAAGGTGCCGCGCTTTGGCGACAAGGCGTTTGAACAAGCCGCGGGCTTCCTGCGCATTCCCAACGGCGACAACCCGCTGGATGCATCGTCGGTCCACCCCGAAGCCTATCCGGTGGTCGAACGCATCGTCGCCAAGATCAAGGCCGAGGTGAAGCAGATCATCGGCCAGCGCGAAGCGCTCAAGGGCGTGTCGCCGTCCGACTTCACCGACGAGCGCTTCGGCCTGCCGACGGTGCGCGACATCTTCGCCGAACTGGAAAAGCCCGGCCGCGATCCGCGTCCGGAATTCAAGACGGCGCAGTTCAAGGAAGGCGTCGAAACGCTGAACGACCTGTACCCGGGCATGGTGCTGGAAGGCGTTGTGACCAACGTGGCCAACTTCGGCGCGTTCGTGGACATCGGCGTGCATCAGGACGGCCTGGTCCACATCTCGGCCCTGGCCGAGAAGTTCGTGAAGGATCCGCGCGACGTCGTGCGGGTGGGCCAGACGGTCAGCGTGAAGGTGCTGGAAGTGGACGTGGCGCGCAAGCGCGTCGCGTTGACCATGCGCCTGAACGACACCGCGGCTCCCGCCCGCCGCAGCGGCGACGCGCCCAAGGGCGGCGACCGCAACCGCCGTCCGCAGGGCGACGGCGGCCGCGCCGGCGCCGGGGCCGGCGCAGGCATGAACAGCGCCATGGCGGACGCCTTCGCCAAGCTCAAGCGCTGAGCAAGCACCGCCCCACGGAAAACCGGCGCCTGATGCGCCGTTTTTTTTTTGCCTAGGGCTTACCCGTAAAGAGACGGGTTACTTGCGTAGTCTCAAGCCAAACCTATCAAAAATGATAGAAAATATCTAATTGTGTCCAAATAATAAAACCCGGCGGCGCCAGGCCGCAAGGCGGCACAAGCCCCCCGCGAGCAGGCGCGCCATGGCGCGCAGCGCCTGCCGGGGAGCAGCACAAGAACAACAGCGCCCTGCCCCGAACGACCGGAGATCCGCCCCGCCATGTCCCATACCATCACGCTTGCCGCCAATGAAACGGCAACCCTCGCCGCCAAGGAAGCCAACGCCAGCGGCGTCTATAGCGAAATCACCCTGGGCCAGTATTCGCACCTGCTTGTCGACGGCGCCGAAGTCAGCTTCAAGCACATCACGCTGGAGCGGCTGGGCAGCCGCATCATCGAACTGAGCAATGGGGCGCAGCTGCACGTCGGCGCACTGGGATTCGCCAGCATGGGCGCCAGCATCACCTACCGCATCGGCGCGGGTTGCGCGCTGACCTTCGACGCCAGCCAATGGGACCCGGAAGTGGTCGCCAACACCACCTTCGATTTCGCCAGCCAGGGCAGCGGCACGCTGAAGTACTTCCCGTTCATCAATCCGGAATGGCTGGACTGCCCGAACGTCACCGGCTACACGGAAGGCGACATGCTGGAAATTGCCGGCCAGGGCAGCGCGCAGCGCTTCCAGGTGCGCGACGGGCGCATCGTGGCCAGCGCCCGCGCGGCCTGAACCGCCGGGCCGGCTGCGCGCCGGCCCCTTGGGTTTATTCCTGCGACAAAGACGACAGCGCGGCGCGCGCGCGTTCCAGCAAGGCGCCGGACTCGCCCTGCGCGCCTGCCGGCGCGATGGCCACGGCCACGCCGTCGATCATCGCGGCATAGCCCTGCCCGTCAGCCTGCAGCACCGCATCGGCCGGTTCCGACTGCAGGCGGCGCATCAGCGCGCCGGCTTCCTTCGGATCGGCGAAACGCTGCGACAGCAGCAGTTCCTCGCCGTCGGCGGCCAGCAGGCGGAAACGGAAGCCGCCGTCTTCATCACGGAAGCTGACGAAGCGCGCGCCCTTGCCCTTTTCCTTCTTCGGCTGTGCGGCCTTGGCGCCCGAGCCGGCTTCCAGGTTGCGCAGGCCCACGGCCTGGCGCAGTTCCTGCATGAACGGCGTGGCCAGCTTGCGCGCCTTGGCGGCGCCGGCCTGCAGAATGTCTTCGATGCGGCCGGGGTTGGCCATCAGGTCGAAGTACTTTTCGCGCATGGGCGCCAGCAGGTTTTCCAGATGGTCGTACAGCGCCTGTTTGGCTTCGCCCCAGCCCATGCCTTCTTCGAGCTGCTTGCGCAACGCGGCGGCCTGCTCGTGCGTGGCGAAGGCGCGATAGATGGTGTACAGGTGCGAGTTCTCGGCGTCCTTGGGCTCGCCCGGCGCGCGCGAGTCGGTCACGATGCGCATCACCGCCGCGCGCAGCGCGCTGGCGCCGCCTTCGAACAGCGGAATGGTGTTGTTGTAGCTCTTGGACATCTTGCGGCCATCCAGGCCCGGCAAGGTCGCCACGTCCTCTTCGATCACGACTTCCGGCAGCGTGAAGTAGTCGCGGCCGTACAGGTGGTTGAAGCGCTGGGCGATGTCGCGCGCCATTTCCAGATGCTGGATCTGGTCGCGGCCCACCGGCACCTTGTTGGCGTTGAACATGACGATGTCAGCGGCCATCAGCACCGGGTACGAAAACAGGCCCATGGTCACGCCATCGTCCGGCTCCAGGCCCTTTTCCATGTTCTGGTCCACCGAAGCCTTGTAAGCGTGCGCCCGGTTCATCAGGCCCTTGGCGGTGACGCAGTTCAACAACCAAGTCAGTTCGGGGATCTCGGGGATGTCCGACTGGCGGTAGAAGGTCACGCGCTCGTGGTCCAGGCCCACCGCCAGCCAGGTGGCGGCGATTTCAAGGCGCGAGCGCGCCACGCGGGCGGGATCGTCGCACTTGATGAGGGCGTGGTAGTCCGCCATGAAGAAGAATGCGTCCACGCCGGGCTGCGCGCTGGCCTGGACGGCGGGACGGATCGCGCCCGCGTAGTTGCCGAGGTGGGGAGTTCCAGAGGTGGTGATGCCGGTGAGGACGCGGGTATTCATGAGGCGAAGAGGCGTTTGCTAGGGGAAACGCCCAGTGTAACGTGCCGGGCGCGCGGCTACAGGACGGCCAGCACCGGCGCCGCCAGCGCGCACAGCCCGCCCGCGGTCAGCGCGGCGCGCGGCCGGAACGTCAGGAACCAGATCAGCAGCAGCCCGGCGATGCTGAGTATGCCGATCCATTCGACCGTGCCGTAGCTCCAACCCCAGACCGCCGCCGAAGCGCACAGGGACAGGGCCAGCGCCCCCCAGCCGAACAGGCGCAGGGGCAGCCGATGACGCCGCGGCAGAGCGCGGTCGAACAGGTCTTCGTAGTGGCGGTCCATGCCCAGGCACAGGGCGGAAAAGCCCGCATAGGCCAGGCAGAAGGCGGCTAGCGTCATGGCGTATCACCTCTAGGTTCGTAGGCGGGCTGGGCCGGCGCGGCCTGCGGCTGGACCGCCGGCTTGATCGCGGCGCGGCCCTTGGCGGGCGCTTTGGCGCCCACCTTGCCAGCGCGGGCCGCCTTGCGCGCCATCCAGGCCAACAGCAGCGCCCCGGCCAGGCAGGTCAGGTCGAAACCGGCCATGACCCAGTCGCCGGCGGGCAGCGACACGCCCAGATGGCGCGAGGTCGTCAGGGCATTGACCACGGGCACCAGCGCCAGGGCAACGGCTGCGGCGGCCAGCAGGTCGCGCCATTTGCGGTGCTGGAACAGGAAGGCGTAGACCAGCGACAGCCCCCAGGCGGCGAAGAAGGCGCGAGACTCCCAGAACTGTCTGCCCGGTAGGTCGACGGGCAAGAGGCGGTTGGCCCAGAAAAAGGCCGCGATCGAGATGAACAGGCCCGCGATCGTGCCGGCGTTGAGCGCATCCACCAACCGCAGCGAGAATGCTTCGCGCGCGCCCGGACGTGCCTTCTGCCGCCGTTTGGCGATCCACAGAACCAGGCCCGTGCCCACCATGGCCGTGCCCGCCATGCTGACCAGGAAATAAAGCCAGCGCAAGAACGGTTCGGC
The sequence above is drawn from the Achromobacter xylosoxidans genome and encodes:
- a CDS encoding GlxA family transcriptional regulator; translated protein: MTHRVCILPVPNFQLLDMAGPLSVFQIAAELVPGAYEVAVASAEGGLVRCSAGVPVLTRSWRGLRADTVLVPGGQGAREPQAAPAMLAYLRAAHARGRRVASVCTGAFVLAQAGILQGRRVTTHWRHAAELQQRHPALAVEADRIYVEDRAVWTSAGITAGIDLALAMVQADHGEAVARATAREMVVYHRRTGGQSQFSALQDLAPASGRMREVLAHVGQHLDEVLDIERLAGVACLSPRQFCRQFKLETGETPAKAVERVRAEAARELVEEGDAGMDAIARRVGFGDTERMRRAFIRIYGQPPQALRRGAPA
- a CDS encoding MFS transporter, translated to MTSSTRGLRNARILAVCQGLYIAAISIDLTLTALTGQMLAPHPALATLPFALITVAGAAVTWYASLLMQRIGRRAGFMLGSLAGAAGGLISVAAVFASDFWLFCLGTALVGVFQAFAQYYRLAAADAVPAEAKSRAISVVLTGGVIAAIAGPALAAWAKDLFPAAIFSGAYLMVALLGVASALLLIAYRDQEAAGGQPAGTQAADLPARPLGEVMRQPIFVAALANNVVGSVSMMFVMTAAPLAAVACQHSIADGASIMQWHLIGMYAPAFFAGALINRLGLPRVLGMGMALNAACSVIAMQSTSLTAFHAALFCLGVGWNFMFVGGTTLLAQSYRPAERARVQGAAEMLRYATTALATLAAGPALARMGWETLNAAMLPIVGLAAVMTGWWAMSRRMERVAA
- a CDS encoding ATP-dependent DNA helicase, whose translation is MLDLDISEFFDAEGPLATALPGYKPRPSQVELSQAIGQAIQDRATLVAEAGTGIGKTWAYLVPAFIQGGKVLISTGTRTLQDQLFARDLPRVRAALAAPVTAALLKGRGNYVCHYHLDRLQGDERALKSRTEIQQLRQIQVFAGISKTGDRGDLAQVPEDADIWQRVTSTRENCLGQECPRIRDCFVVKARRQAQEADVVVVNHALFMADLVLREEGVTDLLPEADTVIFDEAHQLPDTATRFLGSSVSTHQLLDFGRALEAAGLAYAREAAKWSDVSRHVETAARELRLVCAPLDRMPGRKATFEAIPNPEEFDEALLALREAVDGAAKALGAVAEKHPDLMAAARSGAEISVRLKRWATPGRAGADHADEGWGRDDQASEPAVQSALGDGLSTPAAILEGAAAAEQWTGPAVRWVEHGQHHVRLHSAPLSVAQAFSKYRKPGQAWIMTSATLSVNGEFTHFTSQLGLEKARTGKWESPFDYPEQALLFVPRGMPEPQSPQFLDRFVQTLLPLLEASPGGTLVLCTTLRAVDKVANLLADAFDDAGHEWPLLKQGEGTRRDLLDRFCKLEHPVLVGSASFWEGIDLPGDVLTLVAIDKLPFAPPDDPVIEARLRACRAHGGNPFAEYQLPEAAISLKQGAGRLIRTESDWGVLMVGDARLVEKPYGKRLWRGLPPFARTRELEEVLAFYRRKQEPQD
- the tex gene encoding RNA-binding transcriptional accessory protein Tex is translated as MSETSAITYVAAGVDNARIVAQLATELGTRASQIASAVELLDDGATVPFIARYRKEATGGLDDTVLRNLEVRLGYLRELEERRGSILESISQQGKLTQALQQEIATADTKQRLEDLYAPYKPKRRTRAQIAREAGLEPLADGILADPACDPVALAAQYLNPEASINDAKAALDGARDILAERYAENADLLADMREHLWSTGLIHSKMVDGKETEGANFRDWFDFNEPLRTLPSHRILALLRGRQQGVLELRLGLEAELEAQTPHPCVARIAGFLKLGNGLFALDATPRARWLGEVCRWTWRVKLLTAFESELIGRLRESGEAEAIRVFAANLKDLLLAAPAGPKAVLGLDPGIRTGCKVAVIDQTGKVVDTTTVYPFEPRRDREGTINTLAALVARHKVDLIAIGNGTASRESEKLVGDMMERFPDLKVTRVVVSEAGASVYSASETAAQEFPDLDVTLRGAVSIARRLQDPLAELVKIDPKAIGVGQYQHDVNQRELARSLDAVVEDCVNAVGVDVNTASAALLARVSGLNSLLAKNIVAWRDENGAFPTREILRKVPRFGDKAFEQAAGFLRIPNGDNPLDASSVHPEAYPVVERIVAKIKAEVKQIIGQREALKGVSPSDFTDERFGLPTVRDIFAELEKPGRDPRPEFKTAQFKEGVETLNDLYPGMVLEGVVTNVANFGAFVDIGVHQDGLVHISALAEKFVKDPRDVVRVGQTVSVKVLEVDVARKRVALTMRLNDTAAPARRSGDAPKGGDRNRRPQGDGGRAGAGAGAGMNSAMADAFAKLKR
- a CDS encoding tryptophan--tRNA ligase, which translates into the protein MNTRVLTGITTSGTPHLGNYAGAIRPAVQASAQPGVDAFFFMADYHALIKCDDPARVARSRLEIAATWLAVGLDHERVTFYRQSDIPEIPELTWLLNCVTAKGLMNRAHAYKASVDQNMEKGLEPDDGVTMGLFSYPVLMAADIVMFNANKVPVGRDQIQHLEMARDIAQRFNHLYGRDYFTLPEVVIEEDVATLPGLDGRKMSKSYNNTIPLFEGGASALRAAVMRIVTDSRAPGEPKDAENSHLYTIYRAFATHEQAAALRKQLEEGMGWGEAKQALYDHLENLLAPMREKYFDLMANPGRIEDILQAGAAKARKLATPFMQELRQAVGLRNLEAGSGAKAAQPKKEKGKGARFVSFRDEDGGFRFRLLAADGEELLLSQRFADPKEAGALMRRLQSEPADAVLQADGQGYAAMIDGVAVAIAPAGAQGESGALLERARAALSSLSQE
- a CDS encoding DUF3325 domain-containing protein is translated as MTLAAFCLAYAGFSALCLGMDRHYEDLFDRALPRRHRLPLRLFGWGALALSLCASAAVWGWSYGTVEWIGILSIAGLLLIWFLTFRPRAALTAGGLCALAAPVLAVL